One Scomber scombrus chromosome 4, fScoSco1.1, whole genome shotgun sequence genomic region harbors:
- the cdc14b gene encoding dual specificity protein phosphatase CDC14B isoform X6, with amino-acid sequence MKRKSERRRAESRKKRCAALHSSEAEPNSDVYIEIADFTQYAQILLKKNNLSLQNVMFKTAGKMTADDVSSRCIEFIKDQLYFATLQQKIKSTTERHCFCIDEELAYENFYADFGPLNLAMFYRFCCKLTKKLKSITLSRKKIIFYTCGDQKKQANAAYLIGSYAVMHLNMMPEEAYSLLMSRNATYIPFRDASFGTCMYNLNILDCLRAVHKALQYDWLDFSNFDVEEYEHYERAENGDLNWIIPGKFLAFSGPHPKSKIENGYPLHAPEAYIPYFRKHNITSVVRLNKKMYDARRFTESGFEHHDLFFVDGSTPTDSIVRKFLNICENAEGAIAVHCKAGLGRTGTLIGCYMMKHYRLTAAEVIAWIRICRPGSIIGPQQNFVEEKQNSLWAEGDIFREKMLNEQENGKMAVTRILSGVDDITINGSNKNRASKKEEMEMYNDEEERNGLTQGDKLRALKSKRQARSSSGSLSQEENKIHTRSSSQSLNRAILQASVQGCKASVNPLALSDHSDSRKRTRTSLPANGVAGSSSLCHTRLVRSLGNLHVVAGDRDPMCWEPCGGHRDTASAPANTCNLINLNMAQSLYTQS; translated from the exons ATGAAGCGCAAGAGCGAGaggaggcgagccgagtcgaggaAAAAGCGCTGTGCAGCCCTGCACAGCTCAGAGGCGGAGCCTAACTCTGATGTTTACATTGAGATTGCAG ACTTTACTCAGTATGCGCAAATCCTCttgaagaaaaacaaccttTCTCTGCAAAACGTCATGTTCAAAACTGCGGGCAAGATGACCGCGGACGATGTTTCGTCCAGATGTATTGAGTTCATCAAGG ATCAACTATATTTCGCCACACTTCAGCAAAAGATCAAGAGCACAACTGAACGACACTGCTTCTGCATAGATGAAGAGCTGGCCTATGAAAA cttctATGCGGACTTTGGTCCCCTCAACCTGGCCATGTTTTATCGCTTCTGTTGCAAGCTGACAAAGAAGCTCAAG TCCATTACACTTTCAAGGAAGAAGATCATATTTTACACCTGTGGAGACCAGAAGAAACAAGCTAATGCTGCCTATCTAATAGGCTCATATGCA gTAATGCACCTTAACATGATGCCGGAGGAGGCCTACAGTCTGCTGATGTCAAGGAATGCAACATATATTCCATTCAG AGATGCTTCGTTTGGAACCTGCATGTACAATCTGAATATCCTAGATTGCCTCCGTGCCGTTCACAAG GCTCTGCAGTACGATTGGCTCGACTTCTCCAACTTTGATGTGGAAGAATATGAGCACTATGAGAGAGCAGAAAATGGCGATTTGAACTGGATCATTCCAGGAAAGTTCCTCGCATTCAGCGGTCCTCACCCAAAAAGCAAAATAGAGAATG gcTACCCTCTGCATGCTCCTGAGGCCTACATCCCTTACTTCAGGAAACACAACATCACTAGTGTCGTCCGACTCAACAAAAAGATGTATGATGCCAGACGTTTCACAGAGTCGGGCTTTGAACATCACGACCTATTCTTTGTGGATGGGAGTACACCGACTGACTCTATCGTCAGAAAGTTCCTCAACATCTGTGAGAACGCTGAAGGAGCCATCGCTGTCCACTGCAAAG CCGGTCTCGGGAGAACTGgcactctgattggctgctacATGATGAAGCATTACCGCCTGACTGCTGCAGAGGTGATAGCCTGGATACGGATCTGCCGGCCTGGGTCCATCATTGGACCTCAGCAGAACTTTGTCGAAGA AAAGCAGAACAGTCTGTGGGCAGAGGGAGATATTTTCCGGGAGAAAATGCTTAATGAACAAGAGAATGGTAAAATGGCTGTAACCAGAATCCTATCTGGAGTTGATGACATAACCATTAACGGGAGCAACAAGAACAGAGCAtccaagaaagaagaaatggaaATG TAtaatgatgaggaggagagaaatggCCTCACGCAGGGCGATAAACTGCGAGCCCTGAAGAGCAAGCGACAGGCCAGATCATCATCAGGGTCGCTATC ACAAGAAGAGAATAAGATTCACACCAGGTCATCATCACAGTCCCTGAA CAGGGCCATCTTGCAGGCCAGTGTTCAGGGCTGTAAGGCCAGTGTCAACCCTTTGGCTCTGTCTGATCACTCAGACAGCAGGAAGAGGACCAGAACCTCACTGCCAGCCAACGGAGTAGCAGGCAG CAGCTCCCTGTGCCACACCAGACTGGTCAGGTCCCTAGGCAACTTGCATGTAGTGGCTGGCGACAGGGACCCAATGTGTTGGGAGCCATGTGGCGGCCACAGAGACACAGCCAGTGCCCCAGCCAACACATGCAATCTCATCAACTTAAACATGGCACAG tcACTCTATACCCAAAGCTAG
- the cdc14b gene encoding dual specificity protein phosphatase CDC14B isoform X1: MKRKSERRRAESRKKRCAALHSSEAEPNSDVYIEIADFTQYAQILLKKNNLSLQNVMFKTAGKMTADDVSSRCIEFIKDQLYFATLQQKIKSTTERHCFCIDEELAYENFYADFGPLNLAMFYRFCCKLTKKLKSITLSRKKIIFYTCGDQKKQANAAYLIGSYAVMHLNMMPEEAYSLLMSRNATYIPFRDASFGTCMYNLNILDCLRAVHKALQYDWLDFSNFDVEEYEHYERAENGDLNWIIPGKFLAFSGPHPKSKIENGYPLHAPEAYIPYFRKHNITSVVRLNKKMYDARRFTESGFEHHDLFFVDGSTPTDSIVRKFLNICENAEGAIAVHCKAGLGRTGTLIGCYMMKHYRLTAAEVIAWIRICRPGSIIGPQQNFVEEKQNSLWAEGDIFREKMLNEQENGKMAVTRILSGVDDITINGSNKNRASKKEEMEMYNDEEERNGLTQGDKLRALKSKRQARSSSGSLSQEENKIHTRSSSQSLNRAILQASVQGCKASVNPLALSDHSDSRKRTRTSLPANGVAGSSSLCHTRLVRSLGNLHVVAGDRDPMCWEPCGGHRDTASAPANTCNLINLNMAQASSLRPTLSQMEALDTFAHKL; encoded by the exons ATGAAGCGCAAGAGCGAGaggaggcgagccgagtcgaggaAAAAGCGCTGTGCAGCCCTGCACAGCTCAGAGGCGGAGCCTAACTCTGATGTTTACATTGAGATTGCAG ACTTTACTCAGTATGCGCAAATCCTCttgaagaaaaacaaccttTCTCTGCAAAACGTCATGTTCAAAACTGCGGGCAAGATGACCGCGGACGATGTTTCGTCCAGATGTATTGAGTTCATCAAGG ATCAACTATATTTCGCCACACTTCAGCAAAAGATCAAGAGCACAACTGAACGACACTGCTTCTGCATAGATGAAGAGCTGGCCTATGAAAA cttctATGCGGACTTTGGTCCCCTCAACCTGGCCATGTTTTATCGCTTCTGTTGCAAGCTGACAAAGAAGCTCAAG TCCATTACACTTTCAAGGAAGAAGATCATATTTTACACCTGTGGAGACCAGAAGAAACAAGCTAATGCTGCCTATCTAATAGGCTCATATGCA gTAATGCACCTTAACATGATGCCGGAGGAGGCCTACAGTCTGCTGATGTCAAGGAATGCAACATATATTCCATTCAG AGATGCTTCGTTTGGAACCTGCATGTACAATCTGAATATCCTAGATTGCCTCCGTGCCGTTCACAAG GCTCTGCAGTACGATTGGCTCGACTTCTCCAACTTTGATGTGGAAGAATATGAGCACTATGAGAGAGCAGAAAATGGCGATTTGAACTGGATCATTCCAGGAAAGTTCCTCGCATTCAGCGGTCCTCACCCAAAAAGCAAAATAGAGAATG gcTACCCTCTGCATGCTCCTGAGGCCTACATCCCTTACTTCAGGAAACACAACATCACTAGTGTCGTCCGACTCAACAAAAAGATGTATGATGCCAGACGTTTCACAGAGTCGGGCTTTGAACATCACGACCTATTCTTTGTGGATGGGAGTACACCGACTGACTCTATCGTCAGAAAGTTCCTCAACATCTGTGAGAACGCTGAAGGAGCCATCGCTGTCCACTGCAAAG CCGGTCTCGGGAGAACTGgcactctgattggctgctacATGATGAAGCATTACCGCCTGACTGCTGCAGAGGTGATAGCCTGGATACGGATCTGCCGGCCTGGGTCCATCATTGGACCTCAGCAGAACTTTGTCGAAGA AAAGCAGAACAGTCTGTGGGCAGAGGGAGATATTTTCCGGGAGAAAATGCTTAATGAACAAGAGAATGGTAAAATGGCTGTAACCAGAATCCTATCTGGAGTTGATGACATAACCATTAACGGGAGCAACAAGAACAGAGCAtccaagaaagaagaaatggaaATG TAtaatgatgaggaggagagaaatggCCTCACGCAGGGCGATAAACTGCGAGCCCTGAAGAGCAAGCGACAGGCCAGATCATCATCAGGGTCGCTATC ACAAGAAGAGAATAAGATTCACACCAGGTCATCATCACAGTCCCTGAA CAGGGCCATCTTGCAGGCCAGTGTTCAGGGCTGTAAGGCCAGTGTCAACCCTTTGGCTCTGTCTGATCACTCAGACAGCAGGAAGAGGACCAGAACCTCACTGCCAGCCAACGGAGTAGCAGGCAG CAGCTCCCTGTGCCACACCAGACTGGTCAGGTCCCTAGGCAACTTGCATGTAGTGGCTGGCGACAGGGACCCAATGTGTTGGGAGCCATGTGGCGGCCACAGAGACACAGCCAGTGCCCCAGCCAACACATGCAATCTCATCAACTTAAACATGGCACAGGCAAGCTCCCTCAGACCCACTCTGAGCCAAATGGAGGCTCTGGATACTTTTGCACACAAACTCTGA
- the cdc14b gene encoding dual specificity protein phosphatase CDC14B isoform X10, translated as MKRKSERRRAESRKKRCAALHSSEAEPNSDVYIEIADFTQYAQILLKKNNLSLQNVMFKTAGKMTADDVSSRCIEFIKDQLYFATLQQKIKSTTERHCFCIDEELAYENFYADFGPLNLAMFYRFCCKLTKKLKSITLSRKKIIFYTCGDQKKQANAAYLIGSYAVMHLNMMPEEAYSLLMSRNATYIPFRDASFGTCMYNLNILDCLRAVHKALQYDWLDFSNFDVEEYEHYERAENGDLNWIIPGKFLAFSGPHPKSKIENGYPLHAPEAYIPYFRKHNITSVVRLNKKMYDARRFTESGFEHHDLFFVDGSTPTDSIVRKFLNICENAEGAIAVHCKAGLGRTGTLIGCYMMKHYRLTAAEVIAWIRICRPGSIIGPQQNFVEEKQNSLWAEGDIFREKMLNEQENGKMAVTRILSGVDDITINGSNKNRASKKEEMEMYNDEEERNGLTQGDKLRALKSKRQARSSSGSLSQVVVFCCSLMGTAWPVCCLPLKR; from the exons ATGAAGCGCAAGAGCGAGaggaggcgagccgagtcgaggaAAAAGCGCTGTGCAGCCCTGCACAGCTCAGAGGCGGAGCCTAACTCTGATGTTTACATTGAGATTGCAG ACTTTACTCAGTATGCGCAAATCCTCttgaagaaaaacaaccttTCTCTGCAAAACGTCATGTTCAAAACTGCGGGCAAGATGACCGCGGACGATGTTTCGTCCAGATGTATTGAGTTCATCAAGG ATCAACTATATTTCGCCACACTTCAGCAAAAGATCAAGAGCACAACTGAACGACACTGCTTCTGCATAGATGAAGAGCTGGCCTATGAAAA cttctATGCGGACTTTGGTCCCCTCAACCTGGCCATGTTTTATCGCTTCTGTTGCAAGCTGACAAAGAAGCTCAAG TCCATTACACTTTCAAGGAAGAAGATCATATTTTACACCTGTGGAGACCAGAAGAAACAAGCTAATGCTGCCTATCTAATAGGCTCATATGCA gTAATGCACCTTAACATGATGCCGGAGGAGGCCTACAGTCTGCTGATGTCAAGGAATGCAACATATATTCCATTCAG AGATGCTTCGTTTGGAACCTGCATGTACAATCTGAATATCCTAGATTGCCTCCGTGCCGTTCACAAG GCTCTGCAGTACGATTGGCTCGACTTCTCCAACTTTGATGTGGAAGAATATGAGCACTATGAGAGAGCAGAAAATGGCGATTTGAACTGGATCATTCCAGGAAAGTTCCTCGCATTCAGCGGTCCTCACCCAAAAAGCAAAATAGAGAATG gcTACCCTCTGCATGCTCCTGAGGCCTACATCCCTTACTTCAGGAAACACAACATCACTAGTGTCGTCCGACTCAACAAAAAGATGTATGATGCCAGACGTTTCACAGAGTCGGGCTTTGAACATCACGACCTATTCTTTGTGGATGGGAGTACACCGACTGACTCTATCGTCAGAAAGTTCCTCAACATCTGTGAGAACGCTGAAGGAGCCATCGCTGTCCACTGCAAAG CCGGTCTCGGGAGAACTGgcactctgattggctgctacATGATGAAGCATTACCGCCTGACTGCTGCAGAGGTGATAGCCTGGATACGGATCTGCCGGCCTGGGTCCATCATTGGACCTCAGCAGAACTTTGTCGAAGA AAAGCAGAACAGTCTGTGGGCAGAGGGAGATATTTTCCGGGAGAAAATGCTTAATGAACAAGAGAATGGTAAAATGGCTGTAACCAGAATCCTATCTGGAGTTGATGACATAACCATTAACGGGAGCAACAAGAACAGAGCAtccaagaaagaagaaatggaaATG TAtaatgatgaggaggagagaaatggCCTCACGCAGGGCGATAAACTGCGAGCCCTGAAGAGCAAGCGACAGGCCAGATCATCATCAGGGTCGCTATC GCAGGTGGTAGTGTTCTGCTGCAGCCTCATGGGTACGGCGTGGCCGGTGTGTTGCCTGCCGTTGAAAAGatag
- the cdc14b gene encoding dual specificity protein phosphatase CDC14B isoform X9, which yields MKRKSERRRAESRKKRCAALHSSEAEPNSDVYIEIADQLYFATLQQKIKSTTERHCFCIDEELAYENFYADFGPLNLAMFYRFCCKLTKKLKSITLSRKKIIFYTCGDQKKQANAAYLIGSYAVMHLNMMPEEAYSLLMSRNATYIPFRDASFGTCMYNLNILDCLRAVHKALQYDWLDFSNFDVEEYEHYERAENGDLNWIIPGKFLAFSGPHPKSKIENGYPLHAPEAYIPYFRKHNITSVVRLNKKMYDARRFTESGFEHHDLFFVDGSTPTDSIVRKFLNICENAEGAIAVHCKAGLGRTGTLIGCYMMKHYRLTAAEVIAWIRICRPGSIIGPQQNFVEEKQNSLWAEGDIFREKMLNEQENGKMAVTRILSGVDDITINGSNKNRASKKEEMEMYNDEEERNGLTQGDKLRALKSKRQARSSSGSLSQEENKIHTRSSSQSLKAILQASVQGCKASVNPLALSDHSDSRKRTRTSLPANGVAGSSLCHTRLVRSLGNLHVVAGDRDPMCWEPCGGHRDTASAPANTCNLINLNMAQASSLRPTLSQMEALDTFAHKL from the exons ATGAAGCGCAAGAGCGAGaggaggcgagccgagtcgaggaAAAAGCGCTGTGCAGCCCTGCACAGCTCAGAGGCGGAGCCTAACTCTGATGTTTACATTGAGATTGCAG ATCAACTATATTTCGCCACACTTCAGCAAAAGATCAAGAGCACAACTGAACGACACTGCTTCTGCATAGATGAAGAGCTGGCCTATGAAAA cttctATGCGGACTTTGGTCCCCTCAACCTGGCCATGTTTTATCGCTTCTGTTGCAAGCTGACAAAGAAGCTCAAG TCCATTACACTTTCAAGGAAGAAGATCATATTTTACACCTGTGGAGACCAGAAGAAACAAGCTAATGCTGCCTATCTAATAGGCTCATATGCA gTAATGCACCTTAACATGATGCCGGAGGAGGCCTACAGTCTGCTGATGTCAAGGAATGCAACATATATTCCATTCAG AGATGCTTCGTTTGGAACCTGCATGTACAATCTGAATATCCTAGATTGCCTCCGTGCCGTTCACAAG GCTCTGCAGTACGATTGGCTCGACTTCTCCAACTTTGATGTGGAAGAATATGAGCACTATGAGAGAGCAGAAAATGGCGATTTGAACTGGATCATTCCAGGAAAGTTCCTCGCATTCAGCGGTCCTCACCCAAAAAGCAAAATAGAGAATG gcTACCCTCTGCATGCTCCTGAGGCCTACATCCCTTACTTCAGGAAACACAACATCACTAGTGTCGTCCGACTCAACAAAAAGATGTATGATGCCAGACGTTTCACAGAGTCGGGCTTTGAACATCACGACCTATTCTTTGTGGATGGGAGTACACCGACTGACTCTATCGTCAGAAAGTTCCTCAACATCTGTGAGAACGCTGAAGGAGCCATCGCTGTCCACTGCAAAG CCGGTCTCGGGAGAACTGgcactctgattggctgctacATGATGAAGCATTACCGCCTGACTGCTGCAGAGGTGATAGCCTGGATACGGATCTGCCGGCCTGGGTCCATCATTGGACCTCAGCAGAACTTTGTCGAAGA AAAGCAGAACAGTCTGTGGGCAGAGGGAGATATTTTCCGGGAGAAAATGCTTAATGAACAAGAGAATGGTAAAATGGCTGTAACCAGAATCCTATCTGGAGTTGATGACATAACCATTAACGGGAGCAACAAGAACAGAGCAtccaagaaagaagaaatggaaATG TAtaatgatgaggaggagagaaatggCCTCACGCAGGGCGATAAACTGCGAGCCCTGAAGAGCAAGCGACAGGCCAGATCATCATCAGGGTCGCTATC ACAAGAAGAGAATAAGATTCACACCAGGTCATCATCACAGTCCCTGAA GGCCATCTTGCAGGCCAGTGTTCAGGGCTGTAAGGCCAGTGTCAACCCTTTGGCTCTGTCTGATCACTCAGACAGCAGGAAGAGGACCAGAACCTCACTGCCAGCCAACGGAGTAGCAGGCAG CTCCCTGTGCCACACCAGACTGGTCAGGTCCCTAGGCAACTTGCATGTAGTGGCTGGCGACAGGGACCCAATGTGTTGGGAGCCATGTGGCGGCCACAGAGACACAGCCAGTGCCCCAGCCAACACATGCAATCTCATCAACTTAAACATGGCACAGGCAAGCTCCCTCAGACCCACTCTGAGCCAAATGGAGGCTCTGGATACTTTTGCACACAAACTCTGA